The Brassica napus cultivar Da-Ae chromosome C7, Da-Ae, whole genome shotgun sequence genome has a segment encoding these proteins:
- the LOC106410070 gene encoding GDSL esterase/lipase At1g20120-like yields the protein MMKYNVVSPSCSKLFRCVLFLPLFFIFFVASARRLEQVPEPSPRPAPVPQPSPKPKPSSSPGLTPAPEPKPCPCPSPSPGPAPTPAPPRTRNTTFPAIFAFGDSIVDTGNNDYISTLVKANFPPYGMNFPHGLPTGRFCNGKIPADFIAEFLGVKPTLPPYLKPGLTHEDLVTGVSFASGGSGFDPLTPIVVSAIPMSNQLTYFQEYIEKVKGFVGKEKAEHIISKSLAIVIAGSDDLANTYYGTHAEELLYDIDAYTSYMASSASSFAMQLYESGARKIGFIGVSPIGCIPIQRTARGGLKRKCFDEINVAAQLFNTKLSRSLHSVAETLKNATLVYIDIYSLFAHMIQNPKEYGFDEIDRGCCGTGMVELGPLCNQFTSLLCSNVSSYMFWDSYHPTERAYRILTKKFVETDMSPFYDK from the exons ATGATGAAATATAATGTTGTTTCGCCTTCTTGTTCCAAACTATTTCGATGTGTTTTGTTCCTCCCACTCTTTTTTATCTTCTTCGTTGCCTCAGCTAGACGCTTAGAGCAAGTTCCAGAGCCGAGTCCAAGGCCAGCCCCGGTTCCACAACCGAGTCCAAAGCCGAAGCCATCTTCAAGTCCAGGGCTAACCCCGGCTCCAGAGCCAAAGCCATGTCCATGTCCAAGTCCAAGTCCAGGGCCAGCTCCGACACCAGCGCCCCCTAGGACACGTAACACGACGTTTCCTGCGATCTTTGCATTTGGTGATTCAATCGTAGACACAGGAAATAACGATTACATTTCAACATTAGTCAAAGCTAATTTTCCCCCCTATGGCATGAATTTTCCACATGGACTTCCCACCGGTAGATTTTGCAATGGCAAGATTCCTGCTGATTTTATAG CGGAATTTTTAGGAGTAAAACCAACTTTACCGCCATACTTGAAGCCAGGGCTAACCCATGAAGATCTCGTCACTGGTGTATCATTTGCTTCGGGTGGTTCTGGCTTCGATCCTTTGACACCTATCGTTGTA AGCGCAATACCGATGTCAAACCAGTTGACATATTTTCAAGAATATATAGAGAAAGTAAAAGGCTTTGTGGGAAAAGAGAAAGCTGAGCACATAATATCCAAAAGTCTAGCCATTGTGATTGCGGGTAGCGATGATCTAGCTAACACATACTATGGTACACATGCAGAAGAATTATTATATGACATCGATGCATATACCTCTTATATGGCTAGCTCTGCTTCAAGTTTCGCTATG CAACTATATGAATCTGGAGCAAGAAAGATAGGATTCATTGGTGTTTCGCCAATCGGGTGTATACCGATACAAAGAACCGCAAGAGGGGGACTTAAGAGAAAGTGTTTTGATGAAATAAACGTTGCAGCTCAGCTTTTCAATACCAAACTCTCCAGAAGTTTGCATTCAGTAGCCGAGACCTTGAAAAACGCCACTTTGGTGTATATTGATATCTACTCTCTCTTCGCTCATATGATCCAAAACCCCAAAGAATATG GATTTGATGAGATTGATAGAGGATGTTGCGGGACAGGGATGGTCGAATTAGGCCCGCTTTGCAACCAATTTACATCACTTCTTTGCAGCAATGTATCTTCTTATATGTTTTGGGACAGTTACCATCCAACGGAAAGAGCTTATAGAATTTTAACCAAAAAGTTTGTAGAGACTGACATGAGCCCTTTTTATGACaaataa
- the LOC106410719 gene encoding uncharacterized protein LOC106410719: MSRYFTSPPPVYARNWANGQNLVESTKIIERQVVPSNKVHRKEKEKEERKKEKKHKNVKSVEQLYLPTKQVCDESEQLEKSCLTEEHEQHHHVGYLSDGSQNSRKRRREASPAVESDIKATPVVGKPLRIRFVFKKPKEAEAVFPREDPVCSTSGTDGHIETSTYVSAHDENLLSTSLASRKTAIPSESKSKRKHKISKESRYSSLFDEPVLPCISMEEDDNSSDDWLLGARPQKKAPDKSCMNEDMVSNMQKSGDSCFPRPQYLPEVEIFSLPYTVLF; encoded by the exons ATGTCGCGATATTTCACATCTCCACCGCCTGTGTATGCAAGGAACTGGGCGAACGGTCAGAACCTGGTCGAATCGACTAAG ATCATCGAAAGACAAGTAGTACCTTCTAACAAGGTTCACcgcaaagagaaagagaaggaggagaggaagaaagaaaagaaacataagAATGTGAAATCCGTTGAACAGCTGTATCTACCGACCAAGCAAGTGTGTGATGAATCTGAACAGCTTGAGAAGAGTTGTTTGACGGAAGAGCATGAGCAACATCACCATGTTGGTTATTTATCTGATGGTAGCCAGAACAGTAGGAAGAGAAGAAGGGAAGCTTCTCCCGCTGTTGAGAGTGACATCAAAG CTACCCCTGTAGTTGGTAAGCCTCTACGGATACGATTTGTCTTCAAGAAACCTAAAGAAGCTGAGGCTGTTTTTCCTCGAGAGGATCCTGTTTGCTCCACGTCAGGGACTGATGGACACATAGAAACATCAACTTATGTCTCAGCCCATGATGAGAATCTGCTTTCAACTTCTCTTGCGAGTCGAAAGACTGCAATTCCTTCCGAGTCAAAGAGTAAAAGGAAGCATAAGATTAGCAAAGAATCTCGGTACAGTTCGTTGTTTGATGAACCGGTTCTTCCCTGCATTTCTATGGAGGAAGATGATAACAGCAGTGATGACTGGCTTCTTGGTGCGAGGCCGCAAAAGAAGGCTCCTGACAAGTCTTGTATGAATGAAGACATGGTTAGCAACATGCAGAAGTCTGGAGATTCATGTTTCCCTAGACCCCAGTATTTGCCTGAAGTGGAGATTTTTTCATTGCCATACACAGTCCTGTTTTAG
- the LOC106407905 gene encoding uncharacterized protein LOC106407905, with protein sequence MDPVVIVSGNWIKKNRYVFNVDRRGCRVLHLDEKTIHEDFAKTVLEDYRLNDLRDHIQLSYMFSNKALKTMAHDTPPVYVSNTRQLQGFLSLKKIEQLRFCVEITENRAREKSKTFFSFSSEVEASVVESRDKNYSGSYDGCSLEKEQEDNENDCSSNVEGGKHDVVGEDEIDDNFNSYGESPTEDEDSLTLPPKKRYQNFSMSGSKGNLEVLRLEMSSIDIAVGQRYEIKDDLERRLKLHTVRHQFDFDVETSTPTSYVVKCWVDGCLWRVRASTQGESPAFHVRIYDSKHTCSCTERSNRSRQATPNILGELYKNFLGDVGPTVRPTSVGIAITKQFGIKMNYWKSHRTLKFAWEIDEGTPECGFEILPSYLYMIRRENPSTVTRLQIDELGRFMYVFLAFGASVNGFPFMRKVVVVDGTFLNGKYKGTLLRALAQDGNFQIFPIAFAVVDTENDDSWHWFFTQLKLLIPDDEGLAIISDMHNSIGKAIRNVYPLAARGICTYHLYKNILGRYKGKDAFRLIEAINPALHGYLQRADVRLWTRVHFPGERYNLMTTNIAESMNRALSNARGLNIVRILESIRALMTRWFAERREDARSQPTTLTRGVEKLLHGRVTATRELTVQRIDDHHTEVKAHMSSFRKCTCRRFERDKLPCVHAIAAAEYNNVCRISLCSPYYNSAYLVSAYAESVMPADSA encoded by the exons ATGGATCCGGTAGTTATTGTTTCCGGTAACTGGATTAAGAAAAACAGATATGTATTCAACGTCGACAGAAGAGGGTGTAGAGTTCTTCATTTAGATGAGAAGACAATACATGAAGATTTCGCAAAAACTGTTCTCGAAGATTACAGATTGAATGATTTGAGGGATCATATTCAGCTTAGCTACATGTTCTCGAATAAAGCATTGAAAACAATGGCGCACGACACTCCACCAGTTTACGTGTCCAATACTCGACAATTGCAAGGTTTTCTAAGCCTAAAGAAAATCGAACAACTACGTTTCTGTGTGGAGATTACGGAGAACAGAGCAAGAGAGAAGAGTAAAACATTTTTCAGCTTTAGCTCAGAAGTAGAAGCTTCAGTAGTTGAGTCCAGAGACAAAAATTACAGTGGGAGTTACGATGGTTGCAGTTTGGAGAAGGAACAAGAGGACAATGAGAATGACTGCTCTAGTAATGTCGAAGGAGGAAAACACGACGTAgtcggagaagatgaaatag ATGATAACTTCAACTCATACGGCGAGTCTCCTACAGAAGACGAAGATTCACTAACGCTACCTCCCAAGAAGAGATATCAGAACTTCTCGATGAGCGGATCTAAAGGGAATCTGGAGGTTCTAAGGTTGGAGATGTCGTCGATAGACATTGCGGTAGGTCAACGATACGAGATTAAAGACGATTTGGAGAGACGACTGAAACTTCATACAGTGAGGCatcaatttgattttgatgtagAAACATCAACCCCGACATCATACGTTGTTAAGTGTTGGGTTGATGGATGTCTCTGGAGAGTTCGTGCTTCTACCCAAGGAGAATCCCCGGCGTTTCATGTTCGTATTTACGATTCGAAGCATACATGTTCCTGCACAGAGCGTTCTAATCGATCTCGACAAGCAACACCAAATATTTTAGGAGAGTTGTACAAGAACTTTCTCGGCGACGTTGGTCCGACCGTTCGCCCTACGAGCGTCGGAATAGCTATCACTAAGCAGTTTGGTATAAAG ATGAATTATTGGAAATCACACCGGACGCTGAAATTTGCATGGGAAATCGATGAGGGAACACCTGAGTGTGGGTTTGAAATCTTGCCTTCTTACTTATACATGATAAGAAGGGAAAATCCGAGTACAGTTACGCGTCTTCAAATCGATGAGCTTGGAAGATTCATGTATGTGTTTCTTGCCTTTGGTGCGAGCGTAAATGGGTTTCCTTTCATGCGCAAAGTTGTTGTAGTCGACGGTACGTTTCTCAATGGTAAATACAAAGGGACGCTACTCAGAGCACTAGCTCAGGACGGTAACTTTCAGATTTTTCCAATAGCCTTCGCAGTGGTTGACACAGAAAATGATGATTCGTGGCATTGGTTTTTTACGCAACTAAAACTTCTGATTCCTGACGACGAGGGTCTTGCGATAATCTCGGATATGCATAACTCGATAGGGAAAGCAATTAGAAATGTGTATCCGTTAGCTGCTCGGGGAATATGCACCTACCATTTATATAAGAACATATTGGGACGGTACAAAGGAAAAGATGCATTccgtctg ATTGAAGCCATTAATCCTGCACTTCACGGCTACCTCCAAAGAGCTGATGTCCGACTGTGGACGCGTGTTCATTTCCCAGGTGAGaggtacaatttgatgactacaAACATAGCAGAATCAATGAACAGAGCATTGTCGAATGCTAGAGGTCTAAACATTGTTCGAATATTAGAATCGATACGGGCGTTGATGACCAGATGGTTTGCTGAACGGAGAGAGGATGCCAGGTCGCAGCCAACGACGCTTACGCGTGGTGTCGAGAAACTACTACAT gGTCGTGTAACTGCCACCAGAGAGTTGACGGTCCAAAGGATTGATGATCATCACACTGAAGTTAAAGCGCACATGTCGTCATTTCGAAAGTGCACATGTCGTCGTTTCGAACGCGATAAATTACCATGTGTACACGCAATCGCAGCTGCGGAGTACAACAATGTTTGTCGTATATCCCTGTGCAGTCCTTACTATAACAGTGCATATTTGGTGAGCGCATACGCTGAATCTGTCATGCCGGCTGACTCAGCATAA
- the LOC106409602 gene encoding synaptotagmin-2: MGTISTILGTFGFGFGTTVGIVIGYYLFIYHQSTDVQDPEIKPLVELDSETIATMFPEIPLWVKNPDFDRIDWLNKLIGHMWPYMNKAICNMTKSIAKPIIAEQIPNYKIDSVEFEMLTLGSLPPTFQGMKVYATDDKEIIMELSVKWAGNPNILLAAKAFGFKATVQVVDLQAFATPRITLKPLVPSFPCCANIFVSLMDKPQVDFGLKLLGADVMAIPGLYRFVLELIKDQVANMYLWPKTLTVQIMDPSKAMEKPVGLLNVKVIKAIKLKKKDLLGGSDPYVKLTLSGDKVPGKKTVVKHSNLNPEWNEEFDLVVKEPESQELQLIVYDWEQVGKHDKIGMNVIQLKDLTPEEPKLMTLELLKSMEPNEPVSEKSRGQLVVEVEYKPFKEDDIPENLDDPNAVEKAPEGTPSGGGLLVVIVHEAEDLEGKYHTNPSVRLMFKGEERKTKRVKKNREPRWDEDFQFPLDEPPINDKLHVEVISTTSRIGLNMHPKETLGYVVINLGDVVSNRRINDKYHLIDSKNGRIQIELQWRTSS; the protein is encoded by the exons ATGGGAACAATCAGCACAATATTGGGTACGTTTGGTTTCGGATTCGGGACGACGGTCGGGATCGTTATCGGTTACTACTTATTCATCTATCACCAGTCTACTGATGTTCAG GATCCTGAGATAAAGCCATTGGTGGAGTTAGATTCAGAGACTATAGCAACAATGTTTCCTGAGATACCTTTGTGGGTGAAAAATCCAGATTTTGATCGT ATTGATTGGCTTAACAAGCTCATTGGCCATATGTGGCCTTATATGAACAAA GCTATTTGCAACATGACCAAGTCTATTGCAAAACCAATTATTGCTGAACAAATTCCAAACTACAAAATAGATTCAGTTGAATTTGAAATGCTCACGTTGGGTTCATTACCACCAACTTTCCAAG GAATGAAAGTTTATGCAACTGATGACAAAGAAATTATCATGGAGTTGTCAGTGAAATGGGCAGGGAACCCTAATATCCTTCTTGCAGCCAAAGCATTTGGGTTCAAAGCTACTGTCCAG GTGGTTGATTTGCAAGCATTTGCTACTCCAAGGATTACTCTGAAGCCATTGGTCCCATCTTTCCCCTGTTGTGCTAACATATTTGTCTCCCTCATGGATAAG CCCCAAGTAGACTTTGGACTGAAGTTACTTGGTGCAGACGTAATGGCCATTCCCGGCCTATACCGATTTGTCCTG GAACTCATTAAAGATCAGGTTGCAAACATGTACCTATGGCCAAAGACTTTGACTGTACAGATAATGGATCCTTCTAA AGCAATGGAGAAACCTGTTGGGTTGCTTAATGTGAAAGTCATTAAGGCAATAAAGCTTAAGAAGAAAGATCTTCTCGGTGGGTCAGACCCTTATGTGAAACTAACACTCTCTGGTGACAAAGTTCCTGGTAAGAAGACAGTTGTTAAGCACAGCAATCTAAATCCTGAGTGGAATGAAGAGTTCGATTTAGTTGTCAAAGAACCAGAGAGCCAAGAGCTGCAGCTCATTGTTTATGACTGGGAACag GTTGGTAAACATGATAAGATAGGAATGAACGTGATTCAACTTAAAGACCTTACTCCAGAGGAGCCAAAGCTCATGACACTTGAGCTTTTAAAATCCATGGAACCAAACGAGCCAGTTAGCGAGAAATCGCGTGGACAGCTTGTTGTTGAAGTGGAGTATAAACCCTTTAAAGAAGATGACATTCCAGAAAACTTAGATGATCCAAATGCAGTAGAGAAAGCACCAGAAGGCACACCTTCTGGTGGTGGGTTACTTGTGGTTATTGTTCATGAAGCTGAAGATTTAGAAGGAAAATATCACACAAACCCTTCTGTTCGTTTGATGTTCAAAGGAGAAGAGCGTAAAACAAAG CGTGTGAAGAAAAACAGAGAGCCACGATGGGATGAAGATTTTCAATTTCCATTAGATGAGCCTCCCATAAACGATAAGCTACACGTTGAAGTCATCAGTACTACTTCACGAATAGGTTTAAATATGCATCCTAAG GAAACTCTTGGATATGTGGTGATAAATCTTGGTGATGTTGTGAGTAATAGGAGAATCAACGATAAGTATCATCTGATTGATTCCAAGAATGGTCGGATTCAAATTGAGCTTCAGTGGAGAACTTCTTCTTGA
- the LOC106407902 gene encoding uncharacterized protein LOC106407902 yields MDAAEVKSEDYPPRLYPEGSSNLEGKDINHNFHPGHFPHVRETIGLDVWEELVNSPIGVVARLAGRESMWSGRTVHYLLCRQLRVLKKEIWCLVADEAIRFSLLEFGEITGLNTGPLLTEKFDPDQYNAFWGELKVPLGMEPKLDELKAALELCLLWSFEKRKWLGLLLLQAMGVYCLHHNSKIPFQSAIRVFDDEAMRSYPWGRTAYEVLIDSIKTLAPEGGFYTISDMKDALLIWAYESVACFGESFGRVINNEDVPLLRWGGKRTRASFDKLLSAEIKEHGEVRVRRMVLKDSIVGVGAENGYDEGNAKGKGNAKKKKMKGGVSSEAEPPTKKQKKVKTQNESEAAAAGKGSSEKECTKDLKLENKATLTTIVSTLDNISRKIDQIDSWLEAYELDRTRPLMDQKTIDDRVKALLEERLKDLGVGETLENNDNRSPPLPVVQTQQKSVNSPALAATPGKVFGPKKNLAKELDKESRVKRTLDEEFGNVAKATDLDSQPLDFVVISPAKATKDDKDAKVPAYGRGCRGNRIVKGEEADEKEKAAQADAAFKRKEKAEAKKKVAEAKKKDAEAKKKEAEAKKKRG; encoded by the exons atggatgcTGCTGAAGTTAAATCAGAGGATTACCCTCCAAGACTTTACCCTGAAGGGTCTTCTAACCTagaaggtaaagatattaatcACAATTTCCATCCAGGACATTTCCCCCACGTTAGAGAAACAATAGGACTTGATGTGTGGGAAGAATTGGTGAACTCTCCCATTGGAGTAGTTGCTAGGCTAGCTGGACGCGAAAGCATGTGGTCTGGTAGGACCGTGCACTATCTACTGTGTAGACAGCTGCGAGTTCTAAAGAAGGAGATATGGTGTCTCGTGGCTGATGAGGCCATCAGGTTTAGCTTGCTCGAGTTTGGTGAGATCACTGGGCTAAACACAGGTCCATTGCTAACAGAAAAATTTGATCCTGATCAATACAACGCGTTTTGGGGGGAGTTGAAGGTGCCGCTTGGGATGGAACCCAAGTTAGATGAACTGAAGGCAGCATTAGAGTTATGTCTGCTTTGGAGTTTTGAAAAGCGTAAGTGGTTGGGGCTGCTACTTCTTCAAGCCATGGGAGTCTATTGTTTGCATCACAATTCAAAGATACCCTTTCAAAGTGCAATAAGGGTATTCGACGATGAAGCCATGAGGTCGTATCCATGGGGTCGGACTGCATACGAAGTTCTGATTGACTCTATTAAAACGTTGGCTCCAGAAGGAGGTTTTTACACAATAAGCGACATGAAGGACGCGTTATTGATTTGGGCATATGAATCCGTCGCCTGCTTCGGTGAGAGTTTTGGGAGAGTGATCAATAACGAAGACGTTCCGCTTTTGCGATGGGGTGGAAAGCGTACACGTGCAAGTTTTGATAAATTGTTGTCTGCCGAAATCAAAGAGCATGGCGAG GTGCGTGTGAGGAGAATGGTTTTGAAGGACTCAATTGTTGGTGTTGGGgccgaaaacggttacgacgaa GGGAATGCAAAGGGGAAGGGGAatgcgaagaagaagaaaatgaagggTGGAGTTTCGTCAGAAGCTGAGCCACCCActaagaagcagaagaaagttAAGACACAAAATGAGTCTGAAGCTGCTGCTGCGGGAAAGGGTTCTAGCGAGAAGGAATGTACCAAAGATTTGAAGTTGGAGAACAAAGCGACTCTGACGACCATTGTGAGTACTCTGGATAATATTTCCAGAAAAATTGATCAGATTGACTCATGGTTGGAAGCTTACGAGTTAGACAGGACCAGACCATTGATGGACCAAAAGACCATTGATGACAGGGTGAAAGCTTTACTGGAGGAGCGTCTGAAAGATCTGGGGGTTGGAGAAACTCTCGAAAACAATGATAACCGCTCTCCACCATTACCAGTGGTTCAAACGCAGCAGAAGTCTGTCAATAGTCCAGCGTTAGCTGCGACTCCTGGTAAGGTTTTTGGACCGAAGAAGAATTTGGCCAAGGAGCTTGATAAGGAATCAAGGGTGAAAAGGACTTTGGATGAGGAGTTTGGTAATGTCGCTAAAGCTACTGATCTTGATAGTCAACCTCTTGATTTCGTAGTAATTTCTCCAGCAAAGGCTACTAAGGATGATAAGGATGCTAAGGTTCCAGCCTATGGACGTGGCTGCAGGGGCAACCGTATTGTTAAGGGTGAGGAAGCCGATGAGAAGGAAAAAGCAGCGCAGGCAGATGCTGCGTttaagaggaaggagaaggctGAGGCTAAGAAAAAGGTGGCTGAGGCTAAGAAAAAAGATGCTGAGGCTAAGAAAAAAGAGGCTGAAGCTAAGAAAAAAAGAGGCTGA
- the LOC106409321 gene encoding rac-like GTP-binding protein ARAC4 yields the protein MSASRFIKCVTVGDGAVGKTCMLISYTSNTFPTDYVPTVFDNFSANVVVDGNTVNLGLWDTAGQEDYNRLRPLSYRGADVFLLAFSLISKASYENIAKKWIPELRHYAPGVPIILVGTKLDLRDDKQFFIDHPGAVPITTNQGEELKKLIGSAVYIECSSKTQQNVKAVFDAAIKVVLQPPKQKKTKKKNKNRCAFL from the exons ATGAGCGCGTCAAGGTTCATAAAGTGTGTTACGGTCGGAGATGGTGCTGTCGGAAAAACCTGCATGCTCATTTCTTACACCAGCAACACTTTCCCAACT GACTATGTTCCAACCGTTTTCGACAACTTCAGTGCTAATGTGGTTGTAGATGGCAACACTGTCAATCTTGGCTTGTGGGACACAGCCG GTCAAGAAGACTACAACAGGTTAAGACCTCTGAGTTACCGTGGCGCTGATGTTTTCCTTCTTGCCTTCTCTCTCATCAGCAAGGCTAGCTACGAGAATATCGCCAAGAAG TGGATTCCGGAGCTCAGGCATTATGCTCCTGGTGTTCCCATTATCCTCGTTGGTACAAAACTTG ATCTTCGAGATGACAAGCAATTCTTCATAGATCATCCAGGTGCAGTTCCTATTACTACAAACCAG GGAGAGGAACTGAAGAAACTGATTGGCTCTGCTGTCTACATTGAATGTAGTTCAAAGACTCAGCAG AATGTGAAGGCAGTGTTTGATGCAGCCATAAAAGTGGTTCTTCAGCCACCAAAGCagaagaagactaagaaaaaGAACAAGAACCGTTGTGCCTTCTTGTGA